One region of Ptiloglossa arizonensis isolate GNS036 chromosome 8, iyPtiAriz1_principal, whole genome shotgun sequence genomic DNA includes:
- the LOC143150547 gene encoding rap guanine nucleotide exchange factor 2 isoform X8 encodes MHKHTSQLRGPSGPGSGHHVANRGPVRRWNSFHGGGSVGGGASNFNDTVGNGNLPSSMIARAPQEPFRAMPKAVQALRSESVDRSHRVQPPPPPAFPRRRFSVCFGKRTGGSARRPNECFVLEPSEMIVIDYSEVHGGRMHRPPHPHPITDHRQVNLVFDDTFSQGLTSRPELYQKSNRSSHSSDTSSAYSGSDTMTSVQSSLDADADEVDLSGLVESIVDSDEEEDLAESMDSLTVRDPVRECLEKDPMERTEDDIETLLEFTQQLKAFTNMTLAVRRALCAVMVFAVVERAGMIVLNDGEELDSWSVLINGAVEIEHSNGEIEQLHLGDSFGILPTMERLLHRGVMRTKCDDCQFVCVTQADYFRIQHQGEENTRRHEENGRVILVTELRGALDGGARRGHVVIRGTPERLMLQLIEENSITDPTYIEDFLLTHRTFIDSPLFVASQLLEWFDQAQVRDRVARVVLLWVNNHFTDFETDPAMMEFLEAFEAGLEREKMQGQQRLLNIACAAKARTRNVTLARPTRDEVLHFSIVGGYERGFGIFISKVDKKSKAEDVGLKRGDQILEVNGQSFEHVNHARALEILRGSTHLSITVKSNLLAFKEMLQMPDDSSKPRGRANKPEISRLQTDARARLSTHVDPITPVNALNPLVGGVPLLIPDSNVSPCKDAKKEHKGFMTLGPKRRLQKALMKMNILPKNTINDGVHVDDSLAPPHTPPGTGHSQTTTNLYHSKSNPDLTSLYCYDDLRAPDYPEHVLKVYKADQTCKYLLIHKETTAHEVVMLALQEFGITESSSNFSLAEVSVGEGGMIKQRRLPDQLQNLAERIGLSSRYYLKTNGISETLVADEQAPELIRESQVHFLQLNAVEVAIQLTLQDFSIFRQIESTEYVDDLFELKSRYGVPMLRQFAELVNREMFWVVTEVCSEHNLVRRSKIIKQFIKIARQCKECKNFNSMFAIVSGLGHGAVSRLRASWEKLSSKYQRLFSDLQELMDPSRNMSKYRQLVASEQTQPPIIPFYPVVKKDLTFIHLGNDSRVEGLVNFEKLRMIAKEVRTLTNMCSSPYDLSIMLERGGQPPSSAMVALNQMTTGNQVLHCPGGQTATVKRRKKSTAAPNPKKMFEEAQMVRRVKAYLANMKVITDEERLHGLSVDCEPHAGAVAVAAAVPLSASRGRRHPSPTLSTTSSASSTSEGRKSIQGTKFGAASPQAVRKILALSDPHKTRPYQPKHCPPPLPVPGLALHSSGLEPSPGAPRRVGSGSRVPMHERSHSDTPSSLPPPVDLSAESSSVTSLSNLQPLRKTLTSGSVTSSDSGHSTQLDSHSGSSVEAGGSPPPPQRRHSAMQGSVLRGGAPPFPHAVAVLPPLPANHNQNHNHNHHHHHHHHHQHYYDHHHHQPQNPQDDEDAQVSAV; translated from the exons atcGACTACTCGGAAGTGCATGGAGGAAGGATGCATCGGCCACCGCACCCTCATCCCATAACCGACCATCGACAGGTCAACTTGGTCTTCGATGACACG ttTTCTCAAGGCCTGACTAGCAGGCCAGAGCTGTACCAAAAGTCCAATAGAAGCAGCCATTCGAGTGACACCAGTTCGGCGTACAGTGGTTCGGACACAATGACATCTGTGCAAAGTTCAttggacgcggacgcggacgaggTTGATCTTTCGGGGCTCGTCGAATCCATAGTGGATAGCGACGAAGAGGAAGATCTTGCAGAGAGCATGGAC AGTCTGACAGTCCGTGATCCTGTCAGAGAATGTTTAGAAAAAGATCCTATGGAAAGAACAGAGGACGATATAGAAACATTGTTAGAATTCACGCAACAATTGAAGGCCTTTACAAATATGACTCTGGCAGTGAGAAGAGCGCTGTGCGCTGTGATGGTGTTTGCGGTGGTTGAACGTGCCGGTATGATAGTTTTAAACGATGGCGAAGAATTGGACAGTTGGAGTGTGCTTATCAATGGTGCTGTCGAAATCGAGCATAGTAATGGAGAAATTGAACAACTGCACCTTGGTGATAGTTTTGGAATCTTGCCCACTATGGAAAGACTTTTGCATAGAGGTGTCATGAGGACAAA ATGCGATGACTGCCAGTTTGTATGTGTCACGCAAGCAGACTATTTTAGAATTCAACATCAAGGTGAAGAAAATACTAGGAGGCACGAAGAAAATGGAAGAGTGATTCTAGTAACAGAGTTAAGGGGTGCTTTGGATGGAGGAGCGCGCAGGGGTCATGTCGTTATTCGTGGAACTCCTGAACGTTTAATGTTACAACTTATCGAAGAAAACAGTATTACCGATCCCACATATATAGAAGATTTCTTATTAACCCATCGAACATTTATCGATAGTCCTTTATTCGTTGCGAGTCAATTGTTAGAGTGGTTCGACCAAGCACAAGTCAGAGACAGAGTTGCTCGAGTGGTACTTCTCTGGGTAAATAATCATTTTACGGACTTTGAAACCGATCCAGCCATGATGGAATTTTTAGAAGCATTCGAAGCTGGTTTGGAAAGAGAGAAAATGCAAGGACAACAAAG ATTATTAAACATTGCTTGCGCGGCAAAAGCGAGAACGCGGAATGTAACGTTAGCGAGGCCCACTAGGGACGAGGTCCTGCATTTTAGTATTGTAGGTGGTTACGAAAGAGGTTTTGGCATCTTCATTTCAAAAGTTGATAAAAAGTCAAAGGCTGAAGATGTCGGTTTAAAACGGGGTGATCAAATTTTAGAAGTAAATGGTCAAAGTTTTGAGCACGTGAATCATGCCAGAGCTCTTGAAATTTTAAGAGGATCCACTCATCTCAGTATAACTGTCAAATCAAATTTACTTG CGTttaaagaaatgcttcagaTGCCAGACGATTCATCGAAGCCGCGAGGAAGAGCAAACAAACCCGAAATTTCAAGACTTCAAACCGATGCACGTGCAAGGTTGTCCACGCATGTGGACCCAATAACCCCCGTAAATGCGCTAAACCCACTAGTGGGTGGTGTTCCACTGTTAATTCCTGATTCCAATGTCTCCCCCTGTAAAGATGCTAAAAAGGAACATAAAGGATTTATGACGCTTGGACCGAAAAGGAGATTACAAAAAGCTCTCATGAAAATGAACATACTGCCAAAGAATACCATTAA CGACGGTGTACACGTAGACGATTCTCTCGCACCTCCTCATACACCACCGGGAACAGGACATTCACAGACCACCACTAACCTTTATCACTCCAAAAGTAATCCTGACCTTACATCGTTATATTGTTACGATGACTTACGGGCGCCTGATTATCCTGAACACGTTTTGAAAGTTTATAAAGCTGATCAAACTTGTAAATACCTTCTTATTCACAAAGAAACAACGGCACACGAG GTGGTAATGCTTGCTCTTCAGGAGTTCGGTATAACGGAGAGCAGCTCGAACTTCTCTTTAGCTGAAGTTAGCGTTGGAGAAGGGGGTATGATTAAGCAACGAAGGTTACCCGATCAGTTACAGAATCTCGCAGAAAGAATCGGTTTAAGTTCtcgatattatttaaaaaccAACGGTATCTCGGAGACCCTCGTAGCCGATGAACAAGCGCCTGAACTCATTCGTGAATCTCAGGTTCATTTCTTACAGCTGAACGCTGTGGAAGTTGCTATTCAGCTGACTTTACAAGATTTTAGTATATTCAG GCAAATTGAATCTACGGAGTACGTGGatgatttattcgaattaaaaagtAGATACGGAGTACCTATGCTCAGACAATTTGCAGAACTAGTCAACAGAGAAATGTTTTGGGTTGTAACAGAAGTTTGTTCTGAACACAACCTTGTTCGAcgtagtaaaataataaaacaattcaTAAAAATAGCTC GCCAATGTAAGGAGTGCAAAAATTTCAACTCCATGTTTGCAATTGTATCTGGTTTGGGCCACGGAGCTGTGTCAAGATTACGAGCTTCCTGGGAAAAATTGTCAAGTAAATATCAGAGGCTATTCAGCGATTTACAGGAACTAATGGATCCTAGCCGTAACATGAGCAAGTATCGACAATTAGTGGCGTCTGAACAAACACAACCTCCCATA ATTCCATTTTATCCCGTGGTAAAGAAAGACTTGACGTTCATACATCTCGGTAACGATTCGAGAGTAGAGGGGTTGGTGAACTTCGAGAAGCTGAGAATGATCGCGAAGGAAGTAAGAACGTTAACGAACATGTGTTCTTCGCCTTACGATTTATCGATAATGTTAGAAAGAGGCGGTCAGCCACCTAGTTCTGCCATGGTCGCGTTAAATCAAATGACCACTGGCAACCaag tattacattgtccAGGAGGACAGACTGCAACTGTGAAAAGGCGGAAAAAATCTACCGCTGCGCCCAACCCAAAGAAGATGTTCGAGGAAGCGCAGATGGTTAGAAGAGTGAAAGCGTACCTCGCGAATATGAAAGTGATAACGGACGAGGAACGATTACACGGTCTTTCGGTGGACTGCGAACCTCATGCAGGAGCTGTTGCAGTAGCTGCAGCGGTACCGCTTAGCGCAAGTAGAGGAAGAAGGCATCCTTCTCCCACGTTGTCGACCACGAGTAGCGCCAGCAGCACCAGTGAAGGTAGAAAGAGTATACAAg GTACAAAGTTCGGAGCAGCCTCGCCACAGGCAGTGAGAAAAATATTGGCGCTCTCCGACCCCCATAAAACACGTCCGTACCAACCTAAACACTGTCCACCACCACTTCCAGTACCAGGATTAGCTTTGCATTCCAGCGGACTGGAGCCTAGTCCTGGTGCACCTAGGAGAGTAGGATCTGGTAGCAGAGTTCCTATGCATGAGAGATCCCATAGCGATACTCCTTCCAGTTTACCACCACCCGTTGATCTCAGCGCTGAAAGTAGTAGCGTGACCAGCTTGAGCAATCTTCAGCCGTTAAGAAAAACGTTGACCAGCG GTTCGGTGACGAGCAGTGACAGTGGTCACAGTACACAGCTGGACAGCCACAGTGGAAGCAGTGTGGAAGCCGGTGGCAGTCCACCGCCACCTCAAAGACGGCACTCCGCCATGCAAG GGTCTGTTTTGAGAGGTGGTGCACCTCCGTTCCCTCACGCGGTAGCAGTGTTACCTCCGCTTCCTGCCAACCACAACCAGAATCACAACCAcaatcatcatcatcaccaccaccaccaccaccaacatTATTACGATCATCACCATCACCAACCCCAAAATCCTCAAG aCGATGAGGACGCCCAAGTGTCGGCGGTTTAA
- the LOC143150547 gene encoding rap guanine nucleotide exchange factor 2 isoform X15, with translation MHKHTSQLRGPSGPGSGHHVANRGPVRRWNSFHGGGSVGGGASNFNDTVGNGNLPSSMIARAPQEPFRAMPKAVQALRSESVDRSHRVQPPPPPAFPRRRFSVCFGKRTGGSARRPNECFVLEPSEMIVIDYSEVHGGRMHRPPHPHPITDHRQVNLVFDDTFSQGLTSRPELYQKSNRSSHSSDTSSAYSGSDTMTSVQSSLDADADEVDLSGLVESIVDSDEEEDLAESMDSLTVRDPVRECLEKDPMERTEDDIETLLEFTQQLKAFTNMTLAVRRALCAVMVFAVVERAGMIVLNDGEELDSWSVLINGAVEIEHSNGEIEQLHLGDSFGILPTMERLLHRGVMRTKCDDCQFVCVTQADYFRIQHQGEENTRRHEENGRVILVTELRGALDGGARRGHVVIRGTPERLMLQLIEENSITDPTYIEDFLLTHRTFIDSPLFVASQLLEWFDQAQVRDRVARVVLLWVNNHFTDFETDPAMMEFLEAFEAGLEREKMQGQQRLLNIACAAKARTRNVTLARPTRDEVLHFSIVGGYERGFGIFISKVDKKSKAEDVGLKRGDQILEVNGQSFEHVNHARALEILRGSTHLSITVKSNLLAFKEMLQMPDDSSKPRGRANKPEISRLQTDARARLSTHVDPITPVNALNPLVGGVPLLIPDSNVSPCKDAKKEHKGFMTLGPKRRLQKALMKMNILPKNTINDGVHVDDSLAPPHTPPGTGHSQTTTNLYHSKSNPDLTSLYCYDDLRAPDYPEHVLKVYKADQTCKYLLIHKETTAHEVVMLALQEFGITESSSNFSLAEVSVGEGGMIKQRRLPDQLQNLAERIGLSSRYYLKTNGISETLVADEQAPELIRESQVHFLQLNAVEVAIQLTLQDFSIFRQIESTEYVDDLFELKSRYGVPMLRQFAELVNREMFWVVTEVCSEHNLVRRSKIIKQFIKIARQCKECKNFNSMFAIVSGLGHGAVSRLRASWEKLSSKYQRLFSDLQELMDPSRNMSKYRQLVASEQTQPPIIPFYPVVKKDLTFIHLGNDSRVEGLVNFEKLRMIAKEVRTLTNMCSSPYDLSIMLERGGQPPSSAMVALNQMTTGNQVLHCPGGQTATVKRRKKSTAAPNPKKMFEEAQMVRRVKAYLANMKVITDEERLHGLSVDCEPHAGAVAVAAAVPLSASRGRRHPSPTLSTTSSASSTSEGRKSIQGTKFGAASPQAVRKILALSDPHKTRPYQPKHCPPPLPVPGLALHSSGLEPSPGAPRRVGSGSRVPMHERSHSDTPSSLPPPVDLSAESSSVTSLSNLQPLRKTLTSDDEDAQVSAV, from the exons atcGACTACTCGGAAGTGCATGGAGGAAGGATGCATCGGCCACCGCACCCTCATCCCATAACCGACCATCGACAGGTCAACTTGGTCTTCGATGACACG ttTTCTCAAGGCCTGACTAGCAGGCCAGAGCTGTACCAAAAGTCCAATAGAAGCAGCCATTCGAGTGACACCAGTTCGGCGTACAGTGGTTCGGACACAATGACATCTGTGCAAAGTTCAttggacgcggacgcggacgaggTTGATCTTTCGGGGCTCGTCGAATCCATAGTGGATAGCGACGAAGAGGAAGATCTTGCAGAGAGCATGGAC AGTCTGACAGTCCGTGATCCTGTCAGAGAATGTTTAGAAAAAGATCCTATGGAAAGAACAGAGGACGATATAGAAACATTGTTAGAATTCACGCAACAATTGAAGGCCTTTACAAATATGACTCTGGCAGTGAGAAGAGCGCTGTGCGCTGTGATGGTGTTTGCGGTGGTTGAACGTGCCGGTATGATAGTTTTAAACGATGGCGAAGAATTGGACAGTTGGAGTGTGCTTATCAATGGTGCTGTCGAAATCGAGCATAGTAATGGAGAAATTGAACAACTGCACCTTGGTGATAGTTTTGGAATCTTGCCCACTATGGAAAGACTTTTGCATAGAGGTGTCATGAGGACAAA ATGCGATGACTGCCAGTTTGTATGTGTCACGCAAGCAGACTATTTTAGAATTCAACATCAAGGTGAAGAAAATACTAGGAGGCACGAAGAAAATGGAAGAGTGATTCTAGTAACAGAGTTAAGGGGTGCTTTGGATGGAGGAGCGCGCAGGGGTCATGTCGTTATTCGTGGAACTCCTGAACGTTTAATGTTACAACTTATCGAAGAAAACAGTATTACCGATCCCACATATATAGAAGATTTCTTATTAACCCATCGAACATTTATCGATAGTCCTTTATTCGTTGCGAGTCAATTGTTAGAGTGGTTCGACCAAGCACAAGTCAGAGACAGAGTTGCTCGAGTGGTACTTCTCTGGGTAAATAATCATTTTACGGACTTTGAAACCGATCCAGCCATGATGGAATTTTTAGAAGCATTCGAAGCTGGTTTGGAAAGAGAGAAAATGCAAGGACAACAAAG ATTATTAAACATTGCTTGCGCGGCAAAAGCGAGAACGCGGAATGTAACGTTAGCGAGGCCCACTAGGGACGAGGTCCTGCATTTTAGTATTGTAGGTGGTTACGAAAGAGGTTTTGGCATCTTCATTTCAAAAGTTGATAAAAAGTCAAAGGCTGAAGATGTCGGTTTAAAACGGGGTGATCAAATTTTAGAAGTAAATGGTCAAAGTTTTGAGCACGTGAATCATGCCAGAGCTCTTGAAATTTTAAGAGGATCCACTCATCTCAGTATAACTGTCAAATCAAATTTACTTG CGTttaaagaaatgcttcagaTGCCAGACGATTCATCGAAGCCGCGAGGAAGAGCAAACAAACCCGAAATTTCAAGACTTCAAACCGATGCACGTGCAAGGTTGTCCACGCATGTGGACCCAATAACCCCCGTAAATGCGCTAAACCCACTAGTGGGTGGTGTTCCACTGTTAATTCCTGATTCCAATGTCTCCCCCTGTAAAGATGCTAAAAAGGAACATAAAGGATTTATGACGCTTGGACCGAAAAGGAGATTACAAAAAGCTCTCATGAAAATGAACATACTGCCAAAGAATACCATTAA CGACGGTGTACACGTAGACGATTCTCTCGCACCTCCTCATACACCACCGGGAACAGGACATTCACAGACCACCACTAACCTTTATCACTCCAAAAGTAATCCTGACCTTACATCGTTATATTGTTACGATGACTTACGGGCGCCTGATTATCCTGAACACGTTTTGAAAGTTTATAAAGCTGATCAAACTTGTAAATACCTTCTTATTCACAAAGAAACAACGGCACACGAG GTGGTAATGCTTGCTCTTCAGGAGTTCGGTATAACGGAGAGCAGCTCGAACTTCTCTTTAGCTGAAGTTAGCGTTGGAGAAGGGGGTATGATTAAGCAACGAAGGTTACCCGATCAGTTACAGAATCTCGCAGAAAGAATCGGTTTAAGTTCtcgatattatttaaaaaccAACGGTATCTCGGAGACCCTCGTAGCCGATGAACAAGCGCCTGAACTCATTCGTGAATCTCAGGTTCATTTCTTACAGCTGAACGCTGTGGAAGTTGCTATTCAGCTGACTTTACAAGATTTTAGTATATTCAG GCAAATTGAATCTACGGAGTACGTGGatgatttattcgaattaaaaagtAGATACGGAGTACCTATGCTCAGACAATTTGCAGAACTAGTCAACAGAGAAATGTTTTGGGTTGTAACAGAAGTTTGTTCTGAACACAACCTTGTTCGAcgtagtaaaataataaaacaattcaTAAAAATAGCTC GCCAATGTAAGGAGTGCAAAAATTTCAACTCCATGTTTGCAATTGTATCTGGTTTGGGCCACGGAGCTGTGTCAAGATTACGAGCTTCCTGGGAAAAATTGTCAAGTAAATATCAGAGGCTATTCAGCGATTTACAGGAACTAATGGATCCTAGCCGTAACATGAGCAAGTATCGACAATTAGTGGCGTCTGAACAAACACAACCTCCCATA ATTCCATTTTATCCCGTGGTAAAGAAAGACTTGACGTTCATACATCTCGGTAACGATTCGAGAGTAGAGGGGTTGGTGAACTTCGAGAAGCTGAGAATGATCGCGAAGGAAGTAAGAACGTTAACGAACATGTGTTCTTCGCCTTACGATTTATCGATAATGTTAGAAAGAGGCGGTCAGCCACCTAGTTCTGCCATGGTCGCGTTAAATCAAATGACCACTGGCAACCaag tattacattgtccAGGAGGACAGACTGCAACTGTGAAAAGGCGGAAAAAATCTACCGCTGCGCCCAACCCAAAGAAGATGTTCGAGGAAGCGCAGATGGTTAGAAGAGTGAAAGCGTACCTCGCGAATATGAAAGTGATAACGGACGAGGAACGATTACACGGTCTTTCGGTGGACTGCGAACCTCATGCAGGAGCTGTTGCAGTAGCTGCAGCGGTACCGCTTAGCGCAAGTAGAGGAAGAAGGCATCCTTCTCCCACGTTGTCGACCACGAGTAGCGCCAGCAGCACCAGTGAAGGTAGAAAGAGTATACAAg GTACAAAGTTCGGAGCAGCCTCGCCACAGGCAGTGAGAAAAATATTGGCGCTCTCCGACCCCCATAAAACACGTCCGTACCAACCTAAACACTGTCCACCACCACTTCCAGTACCAGGATTAGCTTTGCATTCCAGCGGACTGGAGCCTAGTCCTGGTGCACCTAGGAGAGTAGGATCTGGTAGCAGAGTTCCTATGCATGAGAGATCCCATAGCGATACTCCTTCCAGTTTACCACCACCCGTTGATCTCAGCGCTGAAAGTAGTAGCGTGACCAGCTTGAGCAATCTTCAGCCGTTAAGAAAAACGTTGACCAGCG aCGATGAGGACGCCCAAGTGTCGGCGGTTTAA